Proteins encoded by one window of Nicotiana tabacum cultivar K326 chromosome 10, ASM71507v2, whole genome shotgun sequence:
- the LOC142165238 gene encoding uncharacterized protein LOC142165238: protein MEVVGTSRVIELHELDEFHYHAFESTRLYKERIKMMHDKNILEWSFKPGDMILLYNSRLRLFPGKLKSRWSGPYHVVEMHSTRAVEITSEDGSRKFKVNGQRLKHYQGMVEEDKIISTLHLKDP from the coding sequence ATGGAGGTTGTGGGTACAAGTAGAGTCATAGAGTTgcatgagcttgatgagtttcactaccatgcttttgagagcacaagactATACAAGGAGAGAATAAAGATGATGCatgacaaaaatattcttgagtgGAGCTTTAAACCTGGAGATATGATATTGCTATACAATTCAAGATTGAGGTTGtttccgggcaagttgaagtcaagaTGGTCAGGACCATATCATGTAGTAGAGATGCATTCAACTAGAGCCGTCGAGATCACATCGGAAGATGGCTCTCGCAAGTTCAAAGTTAATGGGCAAAGGCTTAAACATTATCAAGGCATGGTTGAGGAAGATAAAATTATCTCAACCTTGCACTTGAAAGATCCTTGA